Sequence from the Clostridium butyricum genome:
GAATTTATACAATAGGTGTATAAATATATACTTTCTATTTATTATACTTATAAAAACTTAAAAAAAAGTAATAAAAATATAGTATAAAAAGTCATATAATTTCAAATTTATATATATATAAAGTAAAATAAGTATGATATAATCTAAATAATGTTGTTTGAAATTTACGCAATATTAAATATAAATTATTGCAAGATAGAATTTTTTTTATTTCAAAAAAGAATGTATTCTGCCAGTAATTTTTATTAATAAAAACTTTAATTAAAGGAGTTGTATTTAAATTGGGGAAAAAATTTAAAAGAGTCTTAGTTGCCAACAGAGGCGAGATTGCTATAAGAATTTTTAGAGCTTGTCACGAACTAGGTATAAGAACTGTGGCTATATATTCGGAGGAGGATAAATGCTCTCTTTTTAGAACTAAGGCTCATGAAGCATATTTAATCGGAAGAAATAAAGGTCCAGTTGAAGCGTATTTAAACATGGATGAAATTATAGACCTTGCAATAAAGAAGCATGTAGATGCTATTCATCCAGGTTATGGATTTTTATCAGAAAATGCTGAATTTGCAAGAAGATGTGAAGAAGCAGGAATTGAATTTATAGGTCCAAAATCAGAAATGATGGAAAAGCTAGGCGATAAAATACAATCTAAAATCGTTGCAGAGGGTGTTGGTGTTCCAGTAATACCAGGTTTAGATAAGCCAGTTGAAACTGAAGCAGAAGCTTTAGAAGCAGCTAAATACTGTGGATATCCAGTAATGGTTAAAGCAGCAGCAGGCGGCGGCGGAAGAGGTATGAGAATTGTAAGACGCGAAGAAGAGCTTGTAGAAAATTATAGAAATGCTAAAAATGAAGCTAAAAAAGCTTTTGGTATAGATGATATATTTATAGAAAAGTACATAGAAAGACCAAAACATATTGAAATTCAAGTTTTAGGAGATAAATACGGTAATGTAGTTCATCTTTATGAAAGAGACTGCTCAATTCAAAGAAGACATCAAAAGGTTATAGAATTTACTCCAGCAATTACTTTAAGTGATGAAAAAAGACAGGAAATCTGTAACGATGCATTAAAGATTGCAAAATCAGTAGATTATAGAAGTGCAGGTACTTTAGAATTTTTAGTTGATGCAAATGGAAATCACTATTTTATAGAAATGAATCCAAGAGTTCAAGTTGAACATACTATAACAGAAATGACAACTGGAGTAGATATAGTTCAAAGTCAGATTTTAATTGCAGAAGGATATGAATTAAGTTCTAAGGAAGTAGGAATACCTTCACAAGAAGCTATAAAACCAAGAGGATATGCTATCCAATGTAGAATAACAACAGAAGATCCGGCAAATAATTTTGCTCCAGACACAGGAAGAATTGATGTATACAGAAGTGGAGCAGGTTTTGGTATCAGACATGATGGTGGTAATGGATTTGCAGGTGCAGTAATAAGTCCTTATTATGATAGTTTACTTGTAAAGACTACTGCATATTCAAGAACTTTTGAAGATACAATAAGAAAATCAATACGTTCAATAAAGGAATTAACAATAACAGGAGTTAAAACTAATGTTGATTTCGTAATAAATGTTTTAAATAATGAACAATTTAGAGAGGGTACATGTGATACTAACTTTATTGCAGATAACCCACAATTGTTTGATATATCACCAAGAACAGATGAAGAGCATAGAGTGTTAAAGTTTATTGGTGAAAGAATAGTAAATGTTACAAAAGGAAATAAAAAGGAATTTGATGTTCCTGTTATTCCACATGTAAGTGGAGAAATTGTTAAAACTCTTAGTGGTACTAAACAGATATTAGATGAAAAAGGCCCTCAAGGAGTTGTTGATTATATTAAGAATCAAAACAAACTTTTACTTACAGATACAACAATGAGAGATGCTCAACAGTCATTACTTGCTACAAGAGTAAGAAGTGTTGACATGAGCAAGATTGCAAAATCAACTGCTTATTATGGTCAGGATTTATTTTCTCTTGAAATGTGGGGAGGAGCTACATTTGATACAGCATATAGATTTTTAAAAGAATCTCCTTGGCAAAGACTTGAGTCATTAAGAAAGAGAATTCCAAATGTAATGTTCCAAATGCTTGTAAGAGGCGCTAATGGTGTAGGATATAAAAACTACCCTGATAATGTAATAAGATCATTTATAAAAGAAGCAGCAGATACTGGAATAGATATATTCAGAATTTTTGATTCACTTAACTGGCTTAAAGGAATAGAAGTATCATTGGATGAAGTATTAAAGGCAAATAAGGTTGCAGAAGTTGCACTTTGTTATACTGGAGATATTTTAGATGAAACTAGAGATAAATATTCCCTTCAATATTATGTTGATAAAGCTAAAGAAATTGAAAAAATGGGAGCTCATATCTTAGCAATTAAGGATATGTCAGCACTTCTTAAACCATATGCAGCTAAAAAACTTATTACTGCATTAAAAAATGAAGTATCTCTTCCAATACATCTTCATACACATGATACTACAGGTAATGGTGTAGCAACTGTACTTATGGCAGCAGATGCTGGAGTTGATATTGTAGATACAACATTTAACAGTATGTCAGGACTTACAAGTCAGCCTGCACTTAACTCTATTGTTGCTGCACTTGGAAATACTAATAGAGATACGAAAATAGATATTGCTGGAATTCAGAAAATATCTGAGTATTGGGAAGCTGTAAGACCAGTATATAGTGAATATGAATCAGATTTAAAATCAGGAAGCACTGAAATTTACAAATACGAAATTCCAGGTGGTCAGTATTCAAACTTAAAACCACAAGCTGAAAGTTTTGGCCTTGGGCATAGATTTGATGAAATTAAAAAGATGTATGGCGTAGTTAATGATATGCTTGGAGATATTATAAAGGTTACACCTTCTTCAAAAATGGTTGGAGATATGGCAATCTTTATGGTACAAAATGATTTAACACCAGAAAACATATATGAAAAAGCTGCTAATATGGCATTCCCAGATTCAGTAGTATCATACTTTAAAGGAATGATGGGTCAGCCTGAAGGTGGATTCCCTGAAAAATTACAAAAACTTGTACTTAAGGGTGAAGAAGCTATAACAGTAAGACCAGGAGAATTATTACCTCCTGAAGATTTTGATAAGATAGCTGCTTATTTAGAAGAAAAATATAAATTTAAACCATCAAATAAGGATTTAATAAGTTATGCTTTATATCCAGATGTATTTGAAGATTTCATAAAACATGTTATGGAATATGGTGAAGTAAGACTTATGGGAAGTGATGTATTCTTCCATGGTCTTTCAGAAGGTGAAACAAGTGAGATTGAAGTTAAAGAAGGTAAAATCCTTATTGTTCAGTTAATTGAAATTGGAAGACTTGATGCTCA
This genomic interval carries:
- a CDS encoding pyruvate carboxylase: MGKKFKRVLVANRGEIAIRIFRACHELGIRTVAIYSEEDKCSLFRTKAHEAYLIGRNKGPVEAYLNMDEIIDLAIKKHVDAIHPGYGFLSENAEFARRCEEAGIEFIGPKSEMMEKLGDKIQSKIVAEGVGVPVIPGLDKPVETEAEALEAAKYCGYPVMVKAAAGGGGRGMRIVRREEELVENYRNAKNEAKKAFGIDDIFIEKYIERPKHIEIQVLGDKYGNVVHLYERDCSIQRRHQKVIEFTPAITLSDEKRQEICNDALKIAKSVDYRSAGTLEFLVDANGNHYFIEMNPRVQVEHTITEMTTGVDIVQSQILIAEGYELSSKEVGIPSQEAIKPRGYAIQCRITTEDPANNFAPDTGRIDVYRSGAGFGIRHDGGNGFAGAVISPYYDSLLVKTTAYSRTFEDTIRKSIRSIKELTITGVKTNVDFVINVLNNEQFREGTCDTNFIADNPQLFDISPRTDEEHRVLKFIGERIVNVTKGNKKEFDVPVIPHVSGEIVKTLSGTKQILDEKGPQGVVDYIKNQNKLLLTDTTMRDAQQSLLATRVRSVDMSKIAKSTAYYGQDLFSLEMWGGATFDTAYRFLKESPWQRLESLRKRIPNVMFQMLVRGANGVGYKNYPDNVIRSFIKEAADTGIDIFRIFDSLNWLKGIEVSLDEVLKANKVAEVALCYTGDILDETRDKYSLQYYVDKAKEIEKMGAHILAIKDMSALLKPYAAKKLITALKNEVSLPIHLHTHDTTGNGVATVLMAADAGVDIVDTTFNSMSGLTSQPALNSIVAALGNTNRDTKIDIAGIQKISEYWEAVRPVYSEYESDLKSGSTEIYKYEIPGGQYSNLKPQAESFGLGHRFDEIKKMYGVVNDMLGDIIKVTPSSKMVGDMAIFMVQNDLTPENIYEKAANMAFPDSVVSYFKGMMGQPEGGFPEKLQKLVLKGEEAITVRPGELLPPEDFDKIAAYLEEKYKFKPSNKDLISYALYPDVFEDFIKHVMEYGEVRLMGSDVFFHGLSEGETSEIEVKEGKILIVQLIEIGRLDAQGFRALEFEINGNRRSIKIKDKTERAQANLGDGNTTVMADTDNKMEVGASIPGNVIKVLVQEGQEVKEGESLIVVEAMKMETNVVASVDGTVEKIFAKEGQQVKTGELLVKLK